Proteins from a single region of Synergistaceae bacterium:
- the proS gene encoding proline--tRNA ligase — translation MARNITSRDTDYSQWYLDVIKVAELADYAPVRGCMVIRPTGYSIWESVQRYFDDAFKRTGHVNAYFPLLIPNSFLEKEAEHVEGFAPECAMVTHAGGEELEEPFAIRPTSETVIGHMYSKWIQSWRDLPILINQWCNIMRWEKRPRLFLRTSEFLWQEGHTAHATSQEAREETLRMLEVYRQVMEDVLALPVVPGEKTPGERFPGAVDTYTCETMMSDTKALQAGTSHFLGQNFARAFDIRFQNKAGDLEECWTTSWGVSTRLIGAIIMTHSDDDGLVLPPRVAPTKAAILPIGTDAHLLEEELLPRAKEFSTRLNDAMGGLYTTVDTQFHMRPGDRFFYHLQKGVPLRLEFGEKDMKAGTVRAVRRDSGEKFNIAQDALIPTVTKILDDIQASLYAKAKAFREKNTSFASSYDELKAALEEKGGFVEAYFAGTPEDERRVKDETGGATPRCVPLGDTSTGKCVLTGREGRKTIFAKAY, via the coding sequence ATGGCTCGTAACATTACTTCGCGCGATACGGATTATTCGCAGTGGTATCTCGACGTCATCAAAGTGGCCGAGTTGGCGGATTACGCGCCAGTTCGCGGTTGCATGGTGATTCGTCCCACGGGCTACTCCATATGGGAGTCGGTGCAACGGTATTTCGACGACGCGTTCAAACGCACCGGGCATGTTAACGCCTACTTCCCGCTCTTGATCCCAAACTCTTTTCTGGAGAAAGAGGCCGAGCACGTGGAGGGCTTCGCGCCGGAGTGCGCCATGGTCACCCACGCGGGCGGCGAAGAACTAGAAGAACCTTTCGCCATTCGCCCCACGTCGGAGACCGTCATCGGGCACATGTACAGCAAGTGGATCCAATCCTGGCGAGATCTGCCCATTCTGATCAACCAGTGGTGCAACATCATGCGGTGGGAGAAACGCCCCCGCCTTTTTCTGCGGACATCGGAGTTCCTGTGGCAGGAGGGACACACCGCCCACGCAACCTCCCAGGAAGCGCGGGAGGAGACCCTGCGCATGTTGGAGGTGTACAGGCAAGTGATGGAGGATGTTCTGGCTCTGCCCGTGGTGCCAGGGGAGAAAACACCGGGAGAGCGCTTCCCTGGAGCGGTCGACACCTACACCTGTGAGACGATGATGAGTGACACAAAAGCGCTGCAAGCTGGAACCAGCCATTTTCTAGGGCAGAATTTCGCGCGCGCCTTCGACATCCGCTTTCAGAACAAGGCGGGGGACTTAGAGGAATGCTGGACCACCAGTTGGGGCGTATCCACTCGCCTGATTGGCGCCATCATCATGACCCACTCAGACGACGACGGTCTGGTGTTGCCTCCCAGAGTTGCCCCGACAAAGGCGGCGATCTTGCCCATCGGCACAGACGCACATCTTCTGGAGGAGGAACTGCTGCCGAGGGCCAAGGAGTTCTCCACGCGCCTGAATGACGCTATGGGCGGTCTCTACACTACCGTTGATACTCAGTTCCACATGAGGCCGGGGGACCGTTTCTTTTATCATCTACAAAAAGGGGTACCCCTGCGTTTGGAGTTCGGCGAAAAAGACATGAAAGCCGGGACGGTCCGAGCCGTGCGGCGGGATAGCGGAGAAAAATTCAACATTGCCCAGGATGCCCTCATCCCCACTGTCACAAAGATCCTGGACGACATCCAGGCATCTCTGTACGCCAAAGCCAAAGCCTTCCGAGAAAAGAACACGTCTTTCGCGTCGAGTTACGACGAACTGAAAGCGGCACTGGAGGAAAAGGGAGGGTTCGTCGAGGCTTACTTCGCGGGAACTCCTGAGGACGAGCGCCGCGTCAAGGACGAAACCGGGGGCGCGACCCCGCGTTGCGTCCCTTTGGGCGACACGTCCACGGGCAAATGCGTCCTCACTGGCAGGGAAGGCAGAAAGACCATCTTTGCCAAGGCTTATTGA
- a CDS encoding D-glycerate dehydrogenase: protein MSLPKAYVGLPIQEAGLKVLRGKVDYKIWEKEGAPVRDELLRDLADMEGLVSWPPIRVDEELFSAAPKLKVVSNYGVGYDNIDVVAATKRGICVTNTPDVLTPATADLTFALILASARRFVEASNFLRSGDWKVWGPDHLVGMEVAGSTLGVIGMGKIGQAVAKRAKGFDMNVLYFDAVRRPDAEKDLGAKYTPIDELLRESDFVTLHCLLNEQTRNLIGEKELRMMKKTAILINAARGSLVDPTALYKACSEKWIWGAGLDVFVKEPVSLDDPLLTLSNITTVPHIGSASKAARDGMARKAAENFVAALSGKRPMDLVNPEVWKN from the coding sequence ATGTCTTTACCGAAGGCTTACGTGGGTTTGCCGATTCAAGAAGCGGGATTGAAGGTTCTTCGGGGCAAGGTGGACTATAAGATTTGGGAGAAAGAAGGCGCTCCGGTACGAGACGAATTACTGCGCGACCTAGCGGACATGGAAGGTCTTGTGTCATGGCCTCCGATTCGTGTGGATGAGGAACTATTCTCCGCCGCTCCCAAGCTGAAGGTCGTCAGCAACTATGGGGTGGGCTACGACAACATCGACGTGGTCGCGGCTACCAAGCGAGGAATATGTGTCACCAACACGCCCGACGTTCTCACACCCGCGACGGCGGACCTGACTTTCGCCCTGATACTGGCGAGCGCACGCAGGTTTGTCGAAGCCAGTAACTTCTTGCGTTCCGGAGACTGGAAAGTTTGGGGGCCCGATCATCTGGTGGGCATGGAAGTCGCCGGCAGCACCCTGGGCGTGATCGGTATGGGCAAAATCGGACAGGCTGTGGCCAAACGGGCAAAAGGCTTCGATATGAACGTTCTCTATTTTGACGCCGTGCGGCGGCCCGACGCGGAAAAAGACCTGGGCGCGAAGTATACTCCCATAGACGAACTTTTGCGGGAAAGCGATTTTGTCACACTACACTGTCTTCTGAACGAGCAGACGAGAAACCTCATTGGCGAAAAAGAACTGCGTATGATGAAAAAGACCGCCATTCTCATCAATGCGGCCCGCGGTTCTTTGGTCGACCCAACCGCTCTCTACAAAGCCTGCTCCGAAAAGTGGATCTGGGGCGCGGGGCTCGACGTTTTTGTAAAAGAGCCCGTGTCATTGGACGACCCGCTCCTCACCCTCTCCAATATCACGACCGTGCCTCACATCGGAAGTGCCAGCAAGGCAGCACGAGACGGAATGGCGCGCAAAGCCGCGGAAAACTTTGTCGCGGCGTTATCGGGCAAGAGACCCATGGATCTCGTCAACCCGGAAGTTTGGAAGAACTAA
- the garR gene encoding 2-hydroxy-3-oxopropionate reductase, producing MSKIGFIGLGIMGKPMAKNLIKAGYSLVVFDVVKEAVEALVADGATCATSPREVAEQSGDVIVTMLPNSPHVREVVAGKNGVAEGCRKGQIVVDMSSIAPLVSRELSTLLAEKGVDMIDAPVSGGQEKAEKGTLAIMVGGKEATFEKVKPILEKMGVSVTLVGESGAGQITKLVNQTIVAVNIAAVAEGMSLAEKAGVDPRKVFEAIRKGLAGSQCLEDKAPRMFEGHYAPGFRVNLHIKDLNNILETGHALHNSMPLSAQVMEMMQNLANNGHDTLDHGALGLYYEKMNGISLKKQ from the coding sequence GTGAGCAAGATCGGCTTTATCGGCTTGGGCATTATGGGAAAACCCATGGCCAAGAATCTCATCAAAGCGGGCTATTCGCTGGTCGTTTTCGATGTTGTGAAAGAGGCGGTCGAGGCGTTAGTCGCAGACGGGGCAACTTGCGCAACCTCTCCTCGTGAGGTGGCGGAGCAGAGCGGTGACGTTATCGTCACTATGCTGCCGAATTCGCCTCATGTCAGGGAAGTCGTCGCGGGTAAGAACGGCGTCGCCGAAGGTTGCCGCAAGGGACAAATCGTCGTGGATATGAGTTCTATCGCTCCTTTGGTCAGCCGTGAACTTTCCACGCTATTGGCTGAGAAAGGGGTCGATATGATCGACGCGCCAGTCAGCGGAGGACAGGAAAAGGCCGAGAAGGGAACCCTCGCCATCATGGTCGGGGGAAAAGAAGCGACGTTCGAGAAGGTTAAACCCATTCTCGAAAAAATGGGCGTAAGCGTCACCTTGGTGGGGGAAAGCGGCGCGGGACAGATCACCAAGTTGGTAAACCAAACAATAGTGGCTGTCAACATCGCCGCCGTCGCCGAGGGAATGAGCCTCGCGGAAAAGGCGGGCGTCGATCCCCGGAAAGTTTTCGAGGCCATCAGAAAAGGGCTTGCAGGTAGCCAGTGTCTTGAAGACAAGGCGCCGCGCATGTTTGAAGGGCATTACGCTCCGGGATTTCGCGTCAATCTGCACATTAAGGACTTAAACAATATTCTGGAGACGGGCCATGCTCTTCATAACTCCATGCCGCTCAGCGCTCAAGTGATGGAAATGATGCAGAATTTGGCCAATAACGGTCACGATACCCTTGATCATGGCGCTCTCGGACTTTACTATGAGAAAATGAACGGCATATCGCTGAAAAAACAATAA
- a CDS encoding methylmalonyl-CoA mutase family protein, with product MRDSNFEEAKSRYESVVAKTLQRNAERRSEFTTGGGIPLERLYDPESLGDQGYTDHIGFPGEYPFTRGVQPTMYRGRFWTMRQYAGFATAEESNARYRYLLERGTTGLSVAFDLPTQIGYDTDHHMAAGECGKVGVAIDSLADMEVLFDKIPLDKVSTSMTINAPAAVLLAMYICVGEKQGVQASQLSGTIQNDILKEYIARGTYIFPPHPSMRLITDIFDFCGREVPKWNTISISGYHIREAGSTATQEVAFTLADGIAYAEAARRKGLDPDQFGERLSFFFNAHNDFLEEVAKYRAARRLWARIMKDRFGATNPKAQMLRFHTQTAGCTLTAQQPENNIIRVTLQALAAVLGGTQSLHTNSMDEALALPNEKSVEIALRTQQVIAYESGVTNTVDPLGGSYVIEKLTDEIEAGAAEYIQKIDDMGGMLAAIEKGYPQKQIQDAAYDYQKSIESNNTVVVGVNKFQSREADTSNRKLLRVDASVEERQVEKLKKLRQERDNVAVNERLENIRQGARDEKVNLMPLILDAVRAYATEGEICGVLREEFGEYVENIVL from the coding sequence GTGCGTGATTCGAATTTTGAGGAAGCGAAGTCGCGCTATGAGAGCGTAGTGGCTAAGACGCTGCAACGGAACGCGGAGCGGCGGTCGGAGTTCACGACGGGAGGAGGGATTCCCCTTGAAAGATTGTACGACCCCGAATCCCTGGGAGATCAAGGTTACACCGATCACATCGGGTTTCCGGGAGAATATCCCTTTACCCGAGGAGTGCAACCCACCATGTACCGCGGGCGTTTTTGGACGATGCGCCAGTACGCGGGTTTCGCCACGGCGGAGGAGTCCAACGCGCGTTATCGTTATCTTTTGGAGCGAGGCACCACAGGGCTCTCCGTCGCTTTTGACCTGCCGACCCAGATCGGGTACGACACGGACCACCACATGGCCGCGGGCGAGTGCGGCAAAGTGGGGGTGGCCATCGACAGCCTAGCTGACATGGAGGTTCTCTTCGACAAAATCCCCTTGGACAAGGTCTCCACTTCGATGACCATCAACGCGCCGGCCGCGGTGCTGCTGGCGATGTATATCTGCGTAGGGGAAAAACAGGGAGTGCAAGCGAGTCAGCTTTCGGGGACCATCCAAAACGACATTCTGAAAGAGTACATCGCGCGAGGCACCTATATTTTCCCACCCCATCCCTCCATGCGCCTCATCACGGATATTTTTGACTTCTGCGGCCGCGAGGTACCTAAGTGGAACACGATCTCCATCTCTGGCTACCACATTCGTGAGGCGGGGAGCACCGCGACTCAAGAGGTGGCGTTCACTCTGGCGGACGGCATCGCCTACGCCGAGGCGGCGCGACGCAAGGGACTCGACCCCGACCAATTTGGCGAGCGTTTATCCTTCTTCTTCAACGCCCACAACGATTTCCTCGAAGAGGTGGCGAAGTACCGCGCCGCGCGGCGTCTGTGGGCGCGCATCATGAAGGACCGCTTTGGCGCCACGAATCCCAAGGCCCAGATGTTGCGTTTCCACACGCAAACGGCGGGCTGTACCCTGACGGCTCAACAACCGGAAAACAACATCATCCGGGTGACGCTACAAGCGCTGGCCGCCGTCCTAGGAGGTACCCAGTCGCTGCACACCAACAGCATGGATGAGGCCCTAGCGCTGCCCAATGAGAAGAGTGTGGAAATCGCGCTGCGTACCCAACAGGTCATCGCCTACGAGAGCGGCGTGACCAACACCGTGGATCCCTTGGGGGGCAGCTACGTCATTGAAAAGCTGACCGACGAAATCGAGGCAGGCGCTGCGGAGTACATCCAAAAGATCGACGATATGGGTGGGATGCTGGCCGCTATCGAAAAGGGATATCCGCAAAAGCAGATCCAGGACGCGGCCTACGATTACCAGAAGTCCATCGAGTCCAACAACACGGTCGTGGTGGGTGTCAACAAGTTCCAAAGCCGAGAAGCTGACACTTCCAACCGAAAACTTTTGCGGGTGGACGCTTCCGTGGAGGAACGCCAGGTGGAGAAGCTCAAAAAGCTTCGCCAGGAGCGGGACAATGTGGCTGTCAATGAACGTCTGGAAAACATTCGCCAGGGGGCGCGAGACGAAAAAGTGAACCTGATGCCGCTGATTCTGGACGCGGTGCGCGCATACGCCACGGAAGGCGAGATCTGTGGTGTTTTGCGCGAGGAATTCGGCGAATATGTCGAGAACATCGTTCTCTAA
- a CDS encoding cobalamin B12-binding domain-containing protein, whose translation MSEKKIRVVIAKPGLDGHDRGAKVIARALRDAGMEIIYTGLRQTPEQIVTTAIQEDADAIGISILSGAHQFYFKRVIDLLKEKNASDILVFGGGVIPEGDVPSLLEMGAGAIFGPGTPTSTTIEWLEKAVAVKG comes from the coding sequence ATGTCGGAGAAGAAAATTCGCGTGGTCATAGCAAAGCCCGGCCTGGACGGGCATGATCGAGGCGCAAAAGTGATAGCCCGCGCGCTGCGGGACGCGGGAATGGAGATCATCTACACGGGGCTGCGGCAGACGCCGGAGCAGATCGTGACGACCGCCATCCAAGAGGACGCCGACGCCATCGGGATTAGCATTCTTTCGGGGGCTCACCAGTTTTACTTCAAGCGAGTCATCGACCTTCTGAAAGAAAAGAACGCCTCGGACATTTTGGTCTTCGGCGGGGGCGTCATTCCAGAAGGAGATGTTCCTTCGCTTCTGGAAATGGGGGCGGGGGCTATTTTCGGGCCCGGCACACCCACCTCCACGACGATCGAGTGGCTTGAAAAAGCCGTCGCGGTAAAAGGCTGA